The Triticum aestivum cultivar Chinese Spring chromosome 5A, IWGSC CS RefSeq v2.1, whole genome shotgun sequence genomic sequence CAAACTACAGGGAAGAAACCTGTCGTCGTCAAACGTGGTCGCCCACTTCCTCGAAAACACGGTGTTGTCGAAAGAGCCGAAGAAATCGTCCAGCCCCACGGGTTCCGGGAGCTTGGACTTGTCGTCCGCCCACTCCGCAGCGATGCAAGACGTTACGTCGGCGTCGTCCACCTGGCGCCTGGCTGAGACCGCCTCGCCTGACGTCGTCGTGCCGCGCGGTGACTTGGGTGGGTGGTGCGCCGTGCCGGGGAGCGTGTTGATCGGCACGGGCACAGCGTGGCAATGGTCGTCGATGTACGTGACGATGAGCATCTCGGGCTTGGCCCGGCTGCGATCCACCAGCTTCCGCGCCGTGCACGCCCTGAGGCTGCTGCACTTGTAGTACGCTCTGCACAAGCATTTCAGCCTCACTGCATCTCACACGTACGTCTGGTGGAGCTTGGATTCATCGGAGAAGGTTCATGTTGTAGGAACAGTTGATTACCGAGGATACGGGGAGCCCTTGATAGGTTTCTGGCCGTACTTGCGCCACGCCCACAGGTCGTCGACGGTGCCGTTGTTGACGCCGCCGTGTTCGACCGGCACCAACCGCACCACCTTCTTCCTGCTGCATCGACCAACCAAACATGTACTGATCATCGATTCATATGGTAACCAAGGTAAACTGTATTACGTTGGAGTACCTTGTTTTCCGCTGCCTGGGAGTGGGGGTGCCAACGCCCGGTTTCCGGCCAGTCTGCTTCCTCCCCGGCAGCGTCTGCCCGGACGTCAAGGCAGACAGCAAGGAGATGAAGACGTTGCGCTCACGGGACGTCGACGACAGCGTGATGGAGAATGGCGGCCGAGGCGGCTCCAGGACGTCGTACGACGACGAGGAGGATGCCGCCTTCATCCGTCGCCCGACGAACTCCAGGGAGGAAACCACACTGGTGACGACTCCCCGGCGAGCCCGCGCCCGCGCCGCTGTAGGCTCTGGCTCTGCCTCCGAGCCGGGAACTACGGTCGAGCCGCCGCAGCTCCTCACGACCGCCTCGAGGCCCCAATCGGCGGAGTCCATGATCAGTTTGGTAGAGGCAGAGGAGAGGGCAGTGTGGTTGACTTTGGCGCGGGCTTCTTGGAGCGTGGCATCGTGCATGCATATATAGTGCTCCGATCGATTGGTACAAGGTCAAACACGCCGCCGAGTGATAGCGTCAGCGAGTACTACTACGATGAAAAACAAAgcacaaatatatatataaaaaaattactaggAAGTCAATGCTGTTTCGCTTTGAAAAGGCGAATGTGCAAGATCGCATCCACACTTACTGATCGACCGACCTTCCTAGTTTCATTAGGTACGCCACGTGCTGCAACTGGCTATGTGTGCACCTCCCACTGGACCAGCTTAGCAAGGTGCCACCCAGGGATCGATGCATCCAGGGTTGCTGGATGTACTTGCCACCATGGGCCATTTTCATGCCTTCAAGGGCTCCCACATGAGTCATGCCGTTTTTTCTTCTGAAGTAAAAAAAAACTGAAGATGCCATTAACCTCCATGCACGTTCCTCCTTTGTAGAACAGCTTTTGCGGTACTTATCCTCACAAATACATATTTCAATGCGAACCAACCTATGGTTCGATGGTTTGAAAGACAGTAGTATCCGCAATCCACCAGGATTCAAGTCTTACTAGCGATGCACGTTCACTGAGAGGAGACACCCCGTCGACTACTAGACGTCTACGATGACTTTTGTAACTCTCAAGATTGCGCGTATATATGAATGTTTGCGtgtgtattgtgttaaaaaaatacataatTTAACTTGTCAGTTACAAGCTTGTTATTTTAATATGAAAACTGTTTGTCACATTAAAAGTTTATTCCTTCACTACACTTAGTTATTTGATAAAAAAAATACTCCTCCTGCGCTAGCCCTTCAAAGCCTCATGCAAATTCTGAAAAACTTGGTTGGTGGGCCCACTTCCACTCGCTCGTATCTCCTTGTAgtcttagagcaagtataatagggtGATGTAAGCGGGTTGTGAGGATTTAAATATTGTATTATCGCTTAGTTggaaaagagagaagaggagagagtaGGGAAGCGGGCTGCAGACTTGCAGCCAGTTGTAGCACGAGCTCCAAAAAGCTTTGTGGGAGTGGAAGATGGGCCATATGTTGATAAAGTAGTACTTTCTTATAGCCGACTATTATACGTGTTAGCTATTATATTGGTTGTAAATAACATGGCAACATGTTATAGCTaacagctggctatattattaactaTGCTCTCACACGCTCTTCGTTggttctctttctctctctctttcctggGCGCCTCGCTTTCCCAACCAAGCCGCCAATGTTGCCTCTGTACCCGGCAAAGATGATGACCACATCATGCGCCGTTCTCTCCCAGTGCAGCTCCGGTCCGCCTCTATTCTAAGGTCCCCCAGCATAGTCGTGTTGTTTTGCCATCGCTAACGGCCCTATAGTCGCGGAGCGTGACCAGAAACCAAGAGGGGGTCAAATTCAAACTAGAAGCAAAATATACATGAAAATAGGTGCAATGAAGTTTACATGGACACGAAAATTAGAAATTTATACATCGTTAGAACGTCTTTGAATCAAATTTCTTTAATTGAATTTGAAACATATATTTCTTTACTCGTTGTTCAGCAATTCATCTCGTCTGCGAATGTCGCATTGGGCCGTCGAGATGCATCACTTTTAGCAGCATGAGAAGAGCAGCCGTAGTTGTGGTGTGCAGATGCAGCAACAAACCACCGGCAATGAACGATGTCATGCAACATGGCAGGAGCCCGAGATAAAGAGAAGGGCAACATCAGCGGTGCATcatcgtagtctaccggagagaaaaggaagaagaaacaatgaatacaatgcaaacagatgcatatcgatgcatgacatgacaagtaatggtgctaggtgtgccataacacagtaggaggtgataccggcgaagggggagaaCAACCAGGAAAGTATttctggtgtttcgcgttttcggacaaacgaaccggagggggaaagttgcatgttctctatgctagggatgtgtggcggatgaacgggctgcgcatatgaattcgtcccgtcgttctgagcaactttcatgtacaaagttttttcatccgagttacagtttattttTTACGAAATTCTAAAGTTTttataatattctggaatttcctaatttaaATCAATTCGAAAATTAAAATACCTAAACTGCTACGGGTATACATAAGTGTACCCAGTAGTGTGTGcacgtgtatgacaggtgggacccgttGACTGCTGAGCAGTAGTCAACAGTCCCAGCTGACTAGTCAAAGTGGGCAtgtggggcccatgtgtcataggtgCATAAGTTATGAGGTTATTTAGTTTATTTAAAAAAACAGAGGGGCACCGCTGTCATTGACCTACTAATTATCATGGGTTAATTTAACTTAGTTAATTAACTATTATCTAATAAATTAATATTAATCCTTTTCCTTTTATGTTTTTTTTTGCTTAATCGACGGGCGGGCCCCCATGGCCAGTGGCACAAGGCCACGGGTGTGTTAATGGGCGATGGCGCCCAGATCCACAGAAAGGGGGGCGGGCGCCGGCCACTGGCGCGGCGCGGTCGGCCGCCGGAGTTGGCAGTGGCTAGGCCACGCCGGGGTGGCACCGGGGCGCGGGGCAGCAGCGGGCAGCGGAGGTGGGCGCAGGGAGCGGCGGCCCGGCAGAGCGAGCAGCGGCGTTCGCTGGGCTCGCGCTGGGGGCTAGGCAGGTCGCTGGCGTGGCTGCGACGCGGCGTTCGCGGCCTTCAGCGGCAGCAGCAGTGCGGAGCGGGGGCAGCGGGCGGGGTCGGCGCAGGCGACGGCGGGTCGGCGGCGCGAGGCGCGCTGTGGCGCCAGCGAACGGCGGGACGGCGAGCGCGTGACGGCGCTGGCAAATGGCgtgacggcgagcggcggcgagtgGCACGGCCGCAGCTCGAGGAGCCAGCGGGGCGCGGGCAGAGCGAGGGCGGCCGGCGAGCCGGGGGGCAGCAAGGCAGCGACAGCTGCGTCAGGCGGCGGAGGCGACAACGGCATCAGGCAGCCGCCGGGTCAGAGCAGCAGCAAAGGAGCGAGCGGGCAACGCGGGGAAGAGGACGGACTGGGGCGGCAGCGGACGAGCCGAACGAGGCGAAGCGTGGCGTTAGGGCGCCGGGGTGGCCGCAGTGAGGCGCAGGCTGGCGGGCGGTCTAGCACGAGCTCGTGCGGCAGCAGCAACCTAGAGCAACGGCAACGGGACTCGGTCGTGATGGATCGGCAACTAGAGAAGGGGAGCAACCGCAGGGAAAGAGGGGAAGCGGAGAGGGGCTCACAGTGAGCCTGTAGGAGTGcttagcgggctcgggggaggctcggtgACGACGAATccgacggaggtcgccggcgggtGCAAGGTTGAAGACGACGTGGGTCCGACAATGCAGGGGGGCTCTGGCTCGAGTTCCTTGGCGTGGGCGAAGCAGCGGATCACGTAGGGGTGGATGGCATGGTCCTAGGGCGCAGGGTGGCCGGGGAGCGCACGGGAAGGCattccatggcggcggcggcgggagcgcgAGTGAGAAGGAGAGGGACGAGAGGAGGGGAAGTGAGGGCTCTAGGGTTCGCCAAAGGAGTGCGGGGGCGACTTAACTGAGCAGGGGGCGATGGATGGATGGCGCGTGGCGATCCAAGACCTGGACACGCGCGCGGCGTCCATGATGCCTCTTGTGAACAGGAGGTTGAAGGAGGAAGGTGAGTTGGGCTGGGCCTGGTCAATTTGCTAGATGGGTCAAGTGCCCAGTAGATTAGgtcttttgtttttcatttcattttatcttttcctttttatttatttccttttctattttctctttgtttcctattgttttagtttttgtaaaatatatacttggcatctaatttagtatttcaatttagtccactgtcacaaaaagtctagtccccaaataatttagtttgatattttattaaTTAGTAAAGGCATTAAATAATTAGGTTTGCTACTACTTAAATCATTTTAGTTCagttaagcatttcataaaagtttggtttcaccgccataatcacctatgcattatctggcatgacctgaacattttagtttcattgtttgaaaacttttgttgtttgcctgaattttaatttgaattcgaatcggttccGAAACTGACtcaagattagcaatagtaatcgaggtgatgtggcatcattagtagaggttcactgtagcttaagtatccgggcgtcacaattctcctccactacaagaaatctcgtcccgagatttaagaggtagagtaaggggaaAGATGTGGTTATGAAAATTCTATCGAGTCTTTTGGGTCTTCGTTGCTCTtcctcgaagtggtcgatccattacgttgaggtcttcatttctctgcttcatgtcatcatgatgaaatCATCATCTTTTTTTCGAAAACTCCATCGTACgtacgaaggacaaggggtaacttcggaagaacggacCGCTACCATCTTtcttatctggtagataacatcaagagaggtggcggaaagtaactctcgaattgaaacttacgaaattatcgagagcaaagtaagaaggtgcaaaatagaagtttcaagcgggcaggcaatcgttcaatgcctgaaACAAGGCGTGAAAGGTGTtgaaagcaacgggaataagtattgtgtctgataccagaattgatggctcgtgaattacataaaaggccacgcgtgaggaacaaccttgggaacagggggtacaagagagtcaggtttcgatcatgtggaactgtgggttatgggcccaccatgtggttaaaagtaagaagggcgttgacatcttgcacggtcatgatagcaagacatgtcagagggtagcctatcagttatgttggcaacaatgtcggtaccaagggcgagggacgaagagaaccattttcctgctcgttgaacgaggcggccCATTAGGCAAAGTTTTCGTCCATCGGTGActaccggaatatcatcaacaatagtaatagggtcttactgacagaattgtacaccgaggtgtgtacataagcaggagaatattttTGGTTGGGTCATAtagttcacaagaaaggttaaaccagacaatggaaaggaaaatgtgattatcagattaaacggaacaatggaaaggaaaaatatgtttgaacacatatttcaggggtatatccttcccaaggacaagcagagcatgatatccatgacatgatagaagtagaaaaccatttaggtaaggggagaggaatttcatgacattacccaaacaacagtGTATGAATAATTGATAATGAAATtttagcatggtgcttcaaatattcttattgatgatatgagtaccacatacatgcttcgagatagtattgacatggtcatcaggtaaagatcAGGCTATGTATACACAAGGGATCCATCAGGAAcgacttatagagtaagtcttacaatttcctcatggaagaatggataaccttgtagaaaaggaaactataataataggtcctccggccaggtgtgctaggcatgacatcaccttatcgggtcaaaTACTAATGTCATAACTCTTGGGAATTtgttccaatcatcatatctgaccgagattcagatctgattggtgtcaggatacctcaaactcaggatgcctgagaaggaaaggtgcaacacaaattgacgagacgacattgtaagattctcgggaaatgtactatggaagcgagtttcgaaaAAAGAGCTCTtcattaaaccaatgaagggataaggaggtagctgatgaactcaccgacaattcatcgagacttccaaaagatgggtttccacaattatgtgaacaagcaGATATCagtagtcagatcaaatgatataatgatgtatgctcgagcaAATCATACACAATTAaaatggttgaaaggtgcacccgacatatgggcttaggtagcacgatcaatgttagaatggtgattcattatccaatagtctaagaatgaactgtcgaccattaactccaattcaatagggttgctagaagtatagAATCCAAGCATcatcgttcacttgttggtattccCGTTAGAATTAACattgggaccaagaaagaatggtgatggtgagaagtatcactatactaagaattcttaagaggtggtgaaattctcacgacattcttgacataaaagatggtaatactccaaggtaagaaGAACAAATGTtcgatagcaaggatctcaaggtataacacaaaacacgaacaagtttgttttgaacggaaggcaataaagtggtcgatgataacacaaatcatcaagggcaaggatggtatttctcatcatgaattcaattgatatacTATAAGAGCTCAGAacgctgatgatgatcacgacacaaactcgaaatcaagtttgttgttcaaggagaaatgatatgacgaggaagatcgacgtaagattaccTCGCCGTCGAAACTTTtgctccggaaagaaggaccaggtagcacaactaaaattagcacgataataaTGTAGCCGATTAggataggaatgacttgaaggattattaaactcataagtaaCGAAAactacttagagttattgaatcgaagTGAGGAATCAATTCACGCgttggtgttctcgagtgactaataactcagcaCCCGGGGAGAAATTGGAGTCAACGAGAATAATAATTGATaggaactcataagaagttatgtagttccgtgatattctcgagataccagagggtatactcaacggtagagcagaatagaggttggataggtgtattgacctttagaagacaagtacttcaacttgtccgagaaatgggatcaaagaagaacaatatggtcggaaccacgattgcaaaggaccaattcccagatataagatgaacttacacCATGGGGATTATTAtcattattacaagaagcttccatgataagttccgcATCGGGTCCataggcatgaacacaaaggttcaaggtcgactcccacttcttcaatgcataacctttcattgaCTTCTCGCTTTCGAAGTAGTTGTAGCGTTGAAGTTTTACCTGACGAAAAGTCAGTAGaatataacccgcataactttcgagttcacacagactAAGGAAGggataggttcaacccatcggggcatcttaggaacctataACACAAGTTCAGGAGTAAATTATACAAGCTCGGAAGCACATCATGGTTGAGAAGCAGAGGATACAGTGTATCAAAGGCAATATGCATctgaaaaggctcacaaggttattgaatatgaaggacattgtcggatgaaatctgacaaagggtctggtggtccacaaaggatctgatgtgagcattggtACTCAACCAAAAGAAGAAGAATGAAAGGAGATCaatttatagaaacaactgactaactcaaagctcaaatgcaaagaaattatgaattctaagacaagggatcagaagcaatgctctgatgagggatggataagttgaagagcctttggggtacaatcgatggcaatatgattggtcgagatccagctcatgtttaaaatggcgtctgagccagaaggattaTTTATAAGGGTCAACTAATGATTGTGTGTATTCACACACAATAATTCATTAGGCTCAAAATGGCAAGGACAGGGGATGTCAACGAAGACTACTAGagatatggaattaaccataatgcaagcaggcaagaatttcaagaacaatAGTCTGCTGAGGATTTCGGAAGACCGAATAGCATTTCAAAGAATTTTATGAAACACATGATCtactggggatgaacgaatcctcGATATGTGTGAGGAATTATTTGCAGGTGTATTCATGCTGAATAGAGCTAACagcaggcacaaaggattctcgagaTATTGGAAAATATTTCGTCGTATctagtaataacaagagcaacttggAACGAAGGTATGGACGGtgagtgtatgtatttatccataggaaTAAATCGGTGATAGGAAATTGCAAAAACGACGGGCACAAGGTCTTGGGGGAACATCGAAGAGTATCAtcggaatccttcggtgcaccaagcaatcatctggattgaaggctctccgggaggaagtaattaattacgagaacctagagtcagagttagtaaattcattttaacatgaatagaagagagattcaagtcccagagtaaagatcgaggagtaaaagatcctaataccacccaaatggcgacgtgggctcgtaagacacacatccatgttagtaaaaagttttgcaatgtctagactcgacttcggcataggagtgtggaagggggattcctacaggcagtcgactctgataccaagttgtgacgcccccgattcaatcgtacactaatcatacacgcaaacgcgtacgatcaagatcagggactcatgggaagatatcacaacacaactctacaaataaaataagtcatacaagcatcatattacaagccaggggcctcgagggctcgaatacaagagctcgatcatagacgagtcagcagaagcaacaatatctgactacagacataggtaaacaagtttgccttaagaaggctagcacaaactgggatacagatctaaagaggcgcatgcctcctgtctgggatcctcctaaactactcttggtcatcgtcagcggcctgcacgtagtagtaggcacctccagagtactaggagtcatcatcgacagtggcatctggctcctggattCCATCGTCTGGCCACAACAATCGGGtatcaaaaggggaaagggggggaacaaagcaaccgtgagtactcatccaaagtactcgcaagcaaggagctacactacatatgtatgcattggtatcaaatggaaaagggtagcatatgtggactgaactgcagaatgccagaataagagggggatagctagtcctatcgaagactaagcttctggcagcctccatcttgaagcagtagaagagattagatggtaagttcaccatgtATCATCGCATAACAtattcctacccggcgatcctcccctcgtcgccctgttagagagcgatcgtcggattgtatctggcacttg encodes the following:
- the LOC123108291 gene encoding WRKY transcription factor 22-like, whose translation is MDSADWGLEAVVRSCGGSTVVPGSEAEPEPTAARARARRGVVTSVVSSLEFVGRRMKAASSSSSYDVLEPPRPPFSITLSSTSRERNVFISLLSALTSGQTLPGRKQTGRKPGVGTPTPRQRKTSRKKVVRLVPVEHGGVNNGTVDDLWAWRKYGQKPIKGSPYPRAYYKCSSLRACTARKLVDRSRAKPEMLIVTYIDDHCHAVPVPINTLPGTAHHPPKSPRGTTTSGEAVSARRQVDDADVTSCIAAEWADDKSKLPEPVGLDDFFGSFDNTVFSRKWATTFDDDRFLPCSL